CTGACAAAATTATAGCACTAGCCCAAAGTTTTTAATACCAGCCAATTTGCATTCCTGAGTCACAGTCCTGAATTGACcgctcctttcctccctccttctccaaAGCATCCAAGTCCATCACTTTCTCAGCTTTAAAAACTTATATACACAGTTACTTGCTTGATCATGCTGGAAAGATGCTGCTATGCATTTCTTCCTTGCTCACTATGGAAAATTTAAAGCAAATTCGTTACTCAGTAGAAATTCTATCTTTGACTGCTGCAAGAAAGTGTGTTCAATATCAGTAATAAAGTGCTATTACCTTCTTGATGAAAGGCAACCTATTAGTAGTCAAGAGTCTTTCTAATTTGTACAGGCCATAAATAGTCTTGAAAGTCTTTGATGTgttcagaagtattttttttgtcagaagtAGTTTATCAAATTATCATCAAGGATAACAGAGTATTAAAGAGGATGTTTAAAGGGGAAGTCTAATTGTCAAATGACTTCGAGAAGCATCTCATTTGATTTCCCCTTAGGTAAAAAATAGATTAGAGTTTTATAATGAGTTATCTTTGCTTTTTTGGAAAGGCTTAAGACGACTAAGACCATATGTCCTCATTTCCCCCTACAGCATTGCAGAAGAAAGCCCCAGCAGTGGATACTAACCCGTCCTTCCTGAGCTTCAATGCAAACTGGCAATTCTAATACGCAGTTCTAAGAATGATCTCTAACTGTGTTTAAACTACTTGTTGAAACACTGGTGGCAGACTAAGATCTCAGCACACTACACTGTCCTTCTAAATTCACAGAAGGGACTTTCAACAGAAGTTCTTGTTTTCAAACACCTTTTTAGCCTGAGAAAAACAGTCTTGAACCATGCAGATTTTCGGCAATATCATATTTTATATGcttcacagaattgttagggttggaaggggcctctaGAGATCATCTAGCCCaagcccctgccaaggcagggtcacctagagcaggagACACAGGAATGTGTCCAAGTGGGTTTTGATTGTCTCCAGACagggagactccatgacctccctgggcagcctgttccagtgctctgccactctcagtgtaaagaagttcttcctcatgctAAGGTAGAACTTCtggtgttttagtttatggacattgctcctcatcctgtcactgggcaccatcaagaagagcctggcaccatcctctCAACAACctcctttgagatatttatatgcattaatgagatcccctctcagtcttctctgctctagactaaacaggcccagctcccacagtcttGTGTCATAGAAGAGATGGTCCAGACCCTTCGTGGCCCTCTGCTAGAACCTCTccagctccttgtctttcttgtattCTTTCTTCAGAATCCTCAGCACGCAAGGCTGAGGCTATTATTAGTCATTACAGCCGCAGCTTGCACCAGCAAAGCACCAACACCCAATCAGTGTTTAATCAAAAGGTGTGCCAGGTCGCCTGGAAGAATTTCGCTGCTAATAACGCCGCGCTGCAGGATCAAAACAGAGTCCTGAAGAAAACTACGCCTAATCGCAGCCACTCGGGCTGATCGAATCAGTGCCGAcacctgggttttttttttttaatgacagccTTGTAGCGTGGATGCCAGATCCCGGTGGATGCCGGTTCCCGGTGGATGCCGCCGAGCGCGGTAAGCGGCTCTCCATCTGCAGCCGGGGCGGCCCCACCGCCTCCGACCCTCCCCCGCCGCCGGTACCGCCGCGTTTCACGGCGcccgcggcggccgcgccgggcTATgcggggctgccccagcccgggccgCCCGCGCCCACCGGGGCCGGGGCGCCCTTCCGGCCCGGGGAGGTGCCGGCGCCCCCCGGCGCCGCTCGCCAcgtccgccgccgccgccccgccgagACCCGCCCCGCTCACCATCTCCTTGCGGAGCAGGGCCAGCGCCGCGTCCAGGTTGGGAGGCTTGGGCGGGCGCGGCGagccccggccgccgccgctcaGCTCGTCCTGGATGCGGGACTTCTGCGCGTAGAGCCGCTCCAGGTCCCGCCAGCGCCCGCCCtgtccgccgccgccgcccgagGACGAGGAGTTGAGCAGCCCGCTCAGGCTCTTGGGCAGCGGCGGAAGCCCCGCACCGCCGCCGGGCCCCAGCAGCCCCGGACCGCTCATGCTGCGGCGGCGGCCACCGACGGAAAGagcagcccccgccccgccgcgggaGGCACCGCCCGGAGCCCGCCCCGcctccgggccgggcgggggcgggggagCCGAGTGGGGCCGgcgcagggagggagggacggagCGGGGTGGGGGCGACGGGAGAGCCGGGCCGCAGGTGCCCGGTGGGCTCGGGCTCGGGCTCGGGCTCCGGGCTTTGGGCTCGGGCTCGGGCTCCGGGCTTTGGGCTCGGGCTCGGGCTCCGGGCTTTGGGCTCGGGCTCGGGCTCCGGGCTTTGGGCTCGGGCTCGGGCTCCGGGCTTTGGGCTCGGGCTCGGGCTCCGGGCTTTGGGCTCGGGCTCGGGCTCCGGGCTTTGGGCTCGGGCTCGGGCTCCGGGCTTTGGGCTCGGGCTCGGGCTCCGGGCTTTGGGCTCGGGCTCGGGCTCCGGGCTTTGGGCTCGGGCTCGGGCTCCGGGCTTTGGGCTCGGGCTCGGGCTCGGGCTCGGGCTCCGGCTCCGGGCTTTGGGCTCGGGCTCGGCAGTCGCAGCACGGTGGCTTTGTCTGGGCCGAGGCGAGTCCCTTCGGGCGAATCCTCAGCCTGTGACCCGCAGAAACACCCCCGCGGCACCGTCTGCCCTCGGGTCATGGGAGGCAGAAGGGCCCtgcgggagcggggctgggccTCTGGGCTCGGCCTAGAGGCTGGGGGAGGGATGGAACGCAGTGAAAGCTAGCATGAAAGCAGATTAACTGCTGCAGGCGGAGGGTAGCTATTTCTTCTGTGGTGATGGTGTTACATCAGTTGCCTGATAACGCGACAGTGCTCTCCCCTTCCATCAAGGTGTTTCTTTCTGTACTGTTTTAGGCTGCGATGGAGTTAATTGCTTCTCAGtagctggtgcagtgctgtgtttttcatTCAGAATGATAGTACTGTTGATAACAGAttgatgttttggtttttgctaAGTCGTGTTTATCCTAAGTTAAGaattttgtgtatgtgtgtatgtgggATGCTCTGCCACTGGCAAGGTACCCAAAAGAAGCTGAGAGGGAGCATAACCAGGACAGATGATgtgaactggccaaagggatattcaccttttttatttgtactttgttttcaattattaaactgtttttatctcaacctACCAATTCTACTTTTGATTCTCATAGCCATTCCAGCGGGGTAGGGGAGAAAGAGAGTGGAGTTGAGTGAGCAGCTGCACAGTGCTTAATTTtcagctgggcttaaaccacaacaccTTCACATCCCCACAGCTAAGTTTTGTACCAAGTGTTTTATTTCCAAGCACTGCAACCACTCAAACTTCGGCCTACCGAAGCGGGGTTTTCTCTTCAAGAAATAACCAGATTTAGTGATTTTGAGTTAAGCCTCtacatattttcagttttgttcctGGACTTGCATGGCTTTTTCATGGTTTAAATGTCATCAGACTCTGTGACAATTGTTTTCAAACTGCTTACTGTGGAGGAAGCTTTTGTCAATTTTCGTTCATGGTTACACACCACTTTAGAGACTGATTTTTCGGACAACCTGATATGTTTTTTAGAGCTTTGTACACTGGACtgaagaagatttttttttccccctgttagTCATGATGCCACTTCTGCCCAGGTTAattgtgaaaaacaaaattgtGCTGACAGCTTTTTTGAAACTAAAGGCATTTTAAACTATCCCTATTGTAGATTAAAAGTGTCAAAGGTGCCTGACTGCAAAAATACTGATTCGGTTTGCTAAGGAAGTAGGCGCTGTATTATGTTCCTGCTTATTAgcaaatacatttatttgttCTCCttccaaaccccccccccctttttttttccagatgagaGCTATTTGGAAAAGCTTGTGAGTGGTCTTATTTTATCTAGaccatcttatttttttttcagtttgcctGATCTCATGAAATTCTGAGTGCATTTTCTTCACATTTGGGTCCTTTAGGCACCCTGTTGCCATATCTTTACTATTGCAGGAATCTTTATGCTGGCTTACTACTCAACTTTGtaatctgaaaaataataaaaaaaaattacattgtgGGTTTTCAGTGACCCTTCTCTCACTTGGCTACATTATCTAGCCTTCATTCATATTAAATTTGTAACTACTCTTTAAAATCTGAATCTACTGCTTTATTTAGTCTGACCTAGTTCTAACATGGTGATAATGGAAGCTGGAGTCTCTTACAGTTATGTCCCTTGGTTATGGAGTAAGGTTTGCGAGATGTATAAACCTCTTGGTCTTTGTTGGTTCCTAGAATTGAATCACAGAAATGTGTTACTTGTCTAAACTGATCTTTGCTAAGGACGTTacctaaaaaaaccctacattaaaaatacatgtagtTATGTCATAAAGAATTAGGAAGTGGCAGAAGAGCAGTGTTCCATACCGTTTCCGTACAGAAATGCATTATGTcgtatttttaatttatgtgtTCATATGtggtgtttttcctttcctcattcATTAGGAGGTTACACAATGCCTGTGTATCATTTGTGCATCATTTACTAACATTCCTACAGCCTTTTCTCTGACGCTTTCCCCTCTCATAACTGACTTATCTACAAATGTTAATGGAATTCTTCTTTATGACAACATTGTGATAGAAGGTGGTATTGTTACCCACAGTGGGGCAAGGACAACAGAAAGCTAAAGGTAGGTCATGTTAAAAAAACATCTACTAATTTTAAGTGCCTGGTTCATTCCTAAGGATAATTTTCCACCTGACAGAACTGACAGAAGGATGTGTGCCTCTGCTTCATGCTACCCCGCACAGAGCAGCACCTTTGCTTAAAGCTACCTTCATTAGAGATTTAAAGTAAGACTCCAGATATTGCAGTAATATTGTCAGCTGTGCATCAGGGATATCATAAGACTTGCTAAACAAGATGCACCAGAGCTCATCTGTCAATGTCCCTTTTGTGTTTGCAAGATGTCTCTGTTTGGTTAACTTACAGTCAGGATTGCTTATCAAGGACAGGTCAGGATCCAGATATCACAAACTGAGCATAAGTAAGAGAAATTAATAATTACTGACACATGCTTTACTCTTCCATTTGCTCCTCTAGTCAAAGTACCTGAACATTCTCTGTTTCTTGTGAGGTCTATGGTTTTTATCACTGATGTGGAGGAACAGAGATCATGCTGTTCTGTGGCTCGCTgggattcatagaatcataaaatatcctgagttggaagggacccaaaaggatcGTCGAGTCTGATGTGAAACTCAACCCTTTGGCTAAAGAGAATTTAGAAGATGCTGGCTTCAATTGGAACCTGATATACAATGCCATATAGTGGCATATCCAAACAGGAATCAGGTTTTCAGCTGAAGATCATTCAATTCTTAGGCATCGTTTTTCATcggttttaaataaaaatgtctgaGTCCTaattttaacactttttttttccaggtataTTTCCATATCAATGCCTAAAAGATGAAACTCCAATATATTCTAACACATATCACACGAGCTTCCAGCTAGGTCCCTAGCAAAGTGGTATCCTTAGATCTAGAGCAGGGATCCTCCTATTTAAGATACCTGAGTAAACAGGAGCAGTAGTGGCCTCTTACCATTTTAATGTCTGCTACCTCATAGATACCCAAGAAAGACACCTCAGCCTTTGCAGGGTTCAGAATGAACTGctagaaacacagaaatatggAGATCTGGGGATCCAGGCTTCAGTTTAAAGTTCTTGATGAAATGTATTCCCGTAGTTATAAACCCACttgctctcccagcctgttgTTATAGCCCTTGTCCTTGTCCTGGCATGGACCCTGTTCCAAAGCAATGTCCCCTACCTGTGGTCTCTGATGCCATAGTTCCTGTCCCTGCCTTTTctcactgcagctgccacacaCACATGCTTGAGCTGTATGCCTCTGGAGAGAGACCCTGGACAAAGTAATGCCGGGGACTTTATAGCCCTTCAGTCTGTGCACCTGCTCTTCGTGCGCCTTTCACGCGCCTCTTGGTCCAATTGCAATTTATGGTCTGGGTTCTTCTAACGCTTCACTGGATTCTTTCTTCATGCTCATGTGGGCAGGCCAATCATTTTTCTTGCCTTGGGGCCCTCCAGGGTCTCAGCCCTTATCTGAAGATATCTAGTCTTTATTTACTTCCCTGCTTAGCCATTCATGTTAACAAAGGCAGATCATTTAGAGCTCACCTATCCTGATTTTTGAGCAGGGCCCACTCATGCTAAGCTCTAAGCAAGTTACAATTAAACTTAAGCCTACACAATAATTTCTAATATTGTATACATAAACTTATTTTAATCTTCAGTACTCTTGGTGCTGCCTTCCTCAGCTTCTCTGCCATGTCTAATGCTGCCCTTTAGCCCTCTGCAGTGAAGTCAGACTgcaaattcttcctttttcatgaagaaacaaacaaacaaaaaaacccaaattttgACAACAGCAGAGAAAGAATGTGTCTAGGACATGGGGGTTAGGTATGACAGAAGAGTGATTAGGTGATTAGGACTGGGCAAAGCAAGGACAATAGATTCAGCAGGAATCAGAGGTTACACAGAGGGACTGGTCTACAGAGATCTGTTAGTGTGTGTGAGTAACAGTTTTATTACTGATGGCATCTTCCAGCCAGTAATAATGCACATGtaaggtttttttgtgttttggtggggtttttttgtttatttgtttgggttttctgttttgtttggtttggttggggtttttttgcaagtgGCAGCTGCTCAAAGAAGAACCCTgattcctctctccttttttttcagtgagcaTGGTATGGATTTTTGAACTAATTTATGACCAGCAATTAAAGCAGTGAGAAGTAGTATGGAAAACTGAAGAGCATGTTCATGTGGCAAATAGGCAGTTCCATGTCTGTAATGATTAGTGATCTGATTCCTCTCTCTCTTGCTATATTTTTTTACACTGCCATCAGTTCCAAGTGCTGCTGGTTTATGTTgtgaaggggaaagaaagactCAAAGTCTGTACTTTCATATAAAAAATTATAGGAAGGATCGTGCTTAGAAGAAATAAGGACTTAATTTGAAAGTAAAGTTGATGGGACCTCCAGTTAAGGTAACCAACCCTTTATTTTCCTGATGATGCCAAAATATGGCTTGTTCATGTCTGTTTAACCTTAGATCAAATTATAAATCTTCTCCACA
This DNA window, taken from Pseudopipra pipra isolate bDixPip1 chromosome 3, bDixPip1.hap1, whole genome shotgun sequence, encodes the following:
- the FAM89A gene encoding protein FAM89A — protein: MSGPGLLGPGGGAGLPPLPKSLSGLLNSSSSGGGGGQGGRWRDLERLYAQKSRIQDELSGGGRGSPRPPKPPNLDAALALLRKEMVGLRQLDMSLLCQLYSLYESIQEYKGACQADSNADCSYALENGFFDEEEEYF